The genomic segment ttattcttcacatttctactttattcacatgtctactttattctccacatttctacttcattctccacatttcACCTTTATTCtacacatttctactttattctacacatttctactttattctccatgtttctattttattctacacatttctactttatccttcacatttctactttatccttcacatttctactttattcacatgtctactttattctccacatttctacttcattatccacttttctactttattctccacatttctactttattctctgcatttctacttcattctccacatttctactttattctccacttttctactttattctccacttGTCGactttattctcctcatttctactttattctccacatttctactttattcacatttctactttattctccacatttctactttattctccacatttctactttattctccacatttctactttattcacatttctactttattctccacatttctactttattctcaacatttctaatttattctcatttctactttattctcctcatttctactttattctccacatttctactttattcacatttctactttattctccacattacTACTTTATTCTCTAAATTTCTACTTTATTGTCCACATTTCTGCTTTATTccccacatttctactttattcacatttctactttattctcaacatttctaatttattctcattttactttattctcctcatttctactttattctctacatttctacttcattcacatttctactttattctccacatttctactttattcacatatctactttattctccatatttctattttattcttcacatttctactttattctcctcatttctactttatcctccacatttctacttaattctccacatttctactttattctcctcatttctactttatcctacacatttctactttattcaacacgtttctactttattctccatgtttctactttattccacacatttctacttcattctccacatttctactttattctacacatttctactttattctacacgtttctactttattatccacttttctactttattctccacatttctacttcattatccacttttctactttattctccacatttctactttattcacatgtctactttattctccacatttctactttattatccACTTATCTACTTTCttatccacatttctactttattcttcacatttctactttattcacatgtctactttattctccacatttctactttattctccacatttctactttcttctccacttttctactttattatccacatttctactttattcttcacatttctactttattcacatgtctactttattctccacatttctacttcattctccacatttctcctttattctacacatttctactttattctacACATTactactttattctccatgtttctactttattctccacatttctactttatccttcacatttctactttattcacatgtctactttattctccacatttctactttattctccacatttctactttattctccacatttctattttattctccacatttctactttattatccacttttctactttattctccacatttctactttatccacatttctactttattctctacatttctactttattctccacatttctactttattctccacttttctactttattctccacttgtctactttattctcaccatttctactttattctccacttttctactttattctccacatttctacttttttctccacttgtctactttattctccacatttctactttattctccacatttctactttattctccacttGTCTACTTTATTCTcgacatttctactttattctccacttttctactttattctccacatttctactttattcttcacatttctactttattcttatcatttctactttattctccacatttctactttattctcaacatttctaatttattctcaacatttctaatttattctcatcatttctactttattctctacatttctactttattctcaaaAAGAGGAGCTGAAACCGTGTCTGTCTGcccaccattttgaaaaaaatgcatccccCAGATGTTTTGAGCTAGCATCATGCTAACTGTATAGACTCACGGTGTCGCTTACTAAAGTGCTAAAATGTGTGTGAACTATTTTCAGAGTTGTCTATAATTGTTCAAACACAGCAATCAAAAAACCTTCATTGTAAAAATTTGACTCTGGAGGGTAAAAAGTTGTTTGTTGAAATTAAATGTGCTTCCCTCTCAAGCCATGTGTCTCCCTTCTTTGGAGGATGAGTGAAATGGATGCCGCTAGAAAAAtatgtggtcacatgaccagtttcTTCCATGGTTTTCTAGATAACAGGGTGGGGGGCACTGTTTGCCCTTTGGCACAAATGACCCCACTCTCCCCTACAGAATATAAAGTGACTTTTGATCCGAGAAACGTTTAAATTTGGTCAGAACTGCTATTTTTGTCTGAACAAACTTAATATGTGACTTCCAGCATTTTCTGTGGTTGATAATCACACCAAGAAATTTATAATCATAAACCCTTTCACTTATTACATCCTCTATTTTCACTTGTCTCCCAGCATCTGTACCACAGCTTCCAAACAacatcatctttgttttatttcaattcactgctaatttatttctatcaaaCCATCTTTTTACTTCCTTCATTTCCTGTGGGATTGTTCCAGAACCTGCTGCAAGTCTTCTCCAGGACATAAAATACTgctatcatctgcaaacaggaTTAGTTTCATGTATCTGAGACTTTCCACATATCATTTATGTAGAGAATAAAGAGCTTTGGGCCCAACAcggacccctgggggactcaaCAAACAAGGTCCAAACAATGTGATTGTGTTCACCAGTcatcttttattcatttctctgcagctttggtCCAACGGTAACAAAGAACTCATTAaagctgctgcttgtgtttatgttgctcgttttttaccattttgagtaaaataatcagaaaatgatGTTTCCTTAGACCCATAGTTAATAATaccatttaatattttcctaaTCTCTTTTATGTTGCTTCTATTTTCCTctaatattttacaataataattgTTCTAGCATGTTCTCATTATggtgcttcatttatttttattcttcttatattttacttctgctttcatttttctaCATTTGATAAAGTCAGAACAgctttatatttgttctttattataaaaactaaacaacctGGTTTATTGATCTTATTCTTCAttatcgtcatcatcatcacaaagaaaaacattgacaacagagaatttttttatgatttattaaatggaacaaaaaagttaaacacgaggaaaaagattaaaacgtctaaaataaaatgagttactagaataaaataaaataaaaataaagaataaaaaaaagtaaaatttgagataaaatatcaaaaccacATGAATAGAAATTAAAGAGAAATTacgtatttatttttcattaaacatcaaatattttcacaaaaagtctaaaataatctgaatgaaaataaagataaaatttatacgtgaaagtttgaatgaaaattctttaaattctacattttaagtagaaaatcaaacatttgtggtgaaaaatgaagcaaaacatgaaatttgtgatgtgaaaatgaatctttaattcaacatgtgaaaatgtgagaaagtccaaataaagacagaatgaagcaaagaaactaagagtgaaacactgggaggattttcatttccagcatcatgaagtggaactaactgcagctgacatgaagtgaacacaacatcctgatattcagtgtgaagctttgactggaaacaacatgtggatcctggaagaagcacagcttccatctttaaaggactggaagaggaagaagtttccaaggaatcatttagaagagtttcacacacaaactgattgaatccatgaatctgaaaagatgtttctgagtgaaagagacagacatgtacagactgaactatctgttcaccagtcagagtttctctgctaccatcacactctttacactcaacacacacacacccaggaaCCAGACCAGGAACCAGACCTGGAACTAAagaccccaaatccagcatagagaagatgagtgaatgtggtgatgaaggtgtggaggtggatcagtgagtcagaggagactctgtagaaggacagagagccagcaggacggtccacatacactgctactctgttagagacagaggaggaggaggaggagatgggtgtttttatgttattgtgCCAGGCAGAGTAACCTTCatcatcagagcatctcagactccaggactgatcattgaATCCAAACAAACAGTCTCTGTCTCCTCTCCTtttgatttctctgtaactcactgatataGAAACGActcctctccactcgacctcccagtagcagcgaccagtcagaacattttcacacagcagctgaggccatttaaatctgtctggatgatcaggatatgactgaagctCCTCCACAAatgtcaccttcctgttgttgtcagacagtttgaggtttctgtccactgtgtccatgtggatggtgagtggacaggaatctgatggagagaacaaacacaatccagctgcagttattgatctattgacactttgatgctgactgatgaatgagtgatggaacagtgtgaagatggttgaatgtgttgaatccaatgaaaaacacacttacacttcctcacaccttctggtctcaaccatggttctccagcaggctccaccctgaaaggaggagggggtcagagcatgctaacatggacattacatggctctcatacacactttgttctacactgagaaaggaccagtccaacatctggacacgtccacctgattggagcatctccagactagaaggagcagaatcaggaagctgattggtccacacccacaccaacaaaactgctttgtggaagtcccagtttcttctttcaaccatcttctccttttcatctcttcacagatgaagaactctgcagaaactcctgatctaaccaagagctgcatcttctttctgccctgaagtcttattgatcagcttctgacaataatctcctctgcagagcagattggctcagattcGTTGTTGTGgctcagctgggaaatgttaaagtggttcttttcctgcacatgaagctaaatgactgtcagagactctgtttgaggccatgatgtgtgtgtttggagctgtgacggcttgtttcctactgaccactaacagctgcttcatcatcacactgaggatttgttccctcacattattcctgcagatcctgctgctgtgtggacacaaacacatttctttctaaagcaggaacaaatcagagggatcagcagcatcaactcaccacacttcttccacatctgatccagtctgctgattcatttccagtttgaagtgcagccacatcaccagcttctactgactccaacatctacactgttattgaagctgattgatcatctgatggatgattgaattagtaattactgaatcagcagcatgggaccatcaaagctctaaagtcctgagtgaagaggagaggttagactgcctctggtggtcagacatggagctgcagctgctgaaatacaggatgtgacaggattcaggaaagtctgtctcatctttcctcaacatcagctgtgaacatactgagtcctttcacgttaaccaggaaacctgatgtaacattatcatcttcatcacaacacacacacacactgccatctccatcacctcctccagcacccgatccagccgttatcacatgactgaagcagcattatcagtggttatcagtccattcctacgggacagtagggctctactccgcctcctagtggctccagtaggtccttatcatctatttacaccactgatcagcagcactgatacaggaagactcctgatccagtcccacaggaatccagtccaccggcaggtctgaaatctttagcatgacgctgcattttctggtaaaacaacctacatttaagtcatgtgactgctgagtgaatattgagtgtaaagtgacaaagtctggacagaaatccagtgactctctcagtcattttcattcatgtcctcattatgagtccagatcatcaaacactaagccagacttcaggagcatgaagaagtaaagaacttgtgttttcctgtctaactcctcttttcagatcagatcagggggaggggctccactgactgtctccatcattgtgatcagctgtgtgcagctgattgaaggaaactgataaaaactgcaacgacactcatgtgtgacgttgcacggagcagcggcaccaacagaagacgacatgaatgaaagaatctagagggaacgagtcttcagggaccagaatacttcctgctctatatgtgtctcatctaaattaatgttgtgggtctgttgctgtgattcagcatcaggagcctccagtaagtgggagaatcactgagcatcatcattcatgggaagcttttcatccatcatgtgtttaaatgtatctatacagaggtaggaatacaggtctgatcaacacgtgcacatttccatatggactgatttctaaagagaactttacaagaacatgactgttgacatgcttttataaatatctgtgctaagctaagctaacatttcctggagcatctctgtgtctgatccagggtcagaggacagaaaagatgtttctatgacagaatgtccctttaacctgcagagatgtttccagactgaagaaactctgagcaacagacagttatcactgttgttcctgcagatgttctccttggagactctcctactcacatatctgctgtgagcaaaggaaaaaggctcctacatgtgtgatggttcatataacactcatatccagcatgaagcaggactgagtgaaggacagagaaaatgtctgcagatcttcctcctctatcagacattgtgtggctgcagcagcctctccatacctgagtctgtgtggatccttcagtgcagccatcagcagcttcactcctgagtctcctggatggttgtatctcaggtccagctctctcagatgggaggggttggaggtcagagctgaggccagagaagcacagccttcctctgtgatcagacatcctgacaggctgcagaaaacaacacgtatgacagaaactctgagagaactgctgtgaaactaaagctgaacgtcatcagatgttcagagaaactggacctgtctcacattattggctttgtgtcttcattgtttttatgcttcattcaaacctgacaaacaataaacagacagtgaaagtaaatccagtccagtttgtacaagatgcacatgaagaaagaaacggaatgaagaggaaaaataaagtagaaaataaaataaagtatagaaagtaaacaaatagaaatagaaatgaaagaaaaactggtgtgacagacttcataatattctatatataataatagtatttgTGAGAGTTTATTGGCTGAAAAGCtgtgaatgaatattaattattgatctgcatttctgattagaaatcagttttagagacttaaagtaaaaatcagcttcaatcagaaacagcttaaatgctgctgttggattgtgaaatgtacttttatggatgtggaattttcctcctaaaatataaagattgacaaaagtgcatcatttttttctttggttcaaaCTAAGTAACGATGTTCTTCCTTCTATGTTCATTTCATGAGTTGTTCTGCACAGAACATCGTTCTCACCTTCTTTCCAACATGCTTTACTGTCTGGAAccagaaaacaagctgcttttaataaagctttattgctttacaacatgtctacaaacatgtgggaaaagccACTATATCCATGTTATCCGTGTTCTATGTGTTAAGGCTGCTCTTGAACTCAGAGGAATAACATAAAGGAGAACAGAAAGGGGATTaagaacaaacagcaggtgGGTCTCAGCCTAGTAACATGAACAAGTCCATCCAGGAAAGAAGTCTttggcttcttttcattttctacaaagacattctgagaagattttcacttcattcttCCAACCATTAAAGTGGGTTTAGTTCTGGCAGATTTACatctatgaataaaatgtttggccAGCAGATCAAGTTATTCCCAAGAAATTCCAACTTCTTCTCCTTTAATGTtccagcagtgactcagcacaTATTCAGAGGGGCGCTGGGATATTTTCTGAGTGAAGCCACTTTGAAAGACGTCCGAGATTCATACGCTTGTttgcagtagaaaaataagttctgttgtttccatttctgtctcaCAGAATCCACATGAGTTGTTCTCCAAGTTAAATTTCTCATGTAGGAAGTTGTGTGATGGAAATATTCCATTTAGGATTTTAAAGACACTTCTTTAGTTGTAGGTAGAAGTGGATGAGACAaatatcttttccttcttttcctgatgtttctgtatCATCGTCCTTAagaatgtcctttctttttaagtggaaaGGGTAATAGTGGCTGTTAAGCCGTTTCCAATGAATCTGTTATTGAAGTCAAACTGTTCCAAGTGTCGCCGCTGATCCAGAGCGGCTTCAGTTCTACTGGAATATCAGAACGCTCCCTGGTTTGTTGGATCATTCTTCTCACAGTAATGGGAActgcttttaactttattattctCTTGAATTGTGCAGTGAAATTTCAGTTAATTACAGGAATCTGGATCATTTAATAGTTCACCTGTATCGTCCATTAGGTGGGTGATAGACCAGATTCCCTTTCCATCCGAGTTCTTAAGAACATTGATTTTCTATTCCATAGGATGCATCGGTTGTTCCAAAGGGGTGTATTGTGTGGTGTAACATGATGGCAGAACAATAACTTCCAGTAGAGGAGAACTTGCTGGTGGAAATCTGATCATTTGCAGGTAGTTTGCGTACATCATCGTCACATCGTAGTACAAAGTCAGTACCTCCCATTTTTTGGAAAACTGCCCTGGGAATGCAGaaccagaaggaatctctgtgtctAGTAAAGGAATTTaagcatttaagttttaaagctcCTTTCATTACAGCAAAGTCTATGGCGTGTACACCAGAGGCGTTTCTAGCCCATTGTGGGGGCTGAAGCCCCTGTAGTAAAGACTGGGTTGTGGGTGTGTAGGACTGAGCCTCTGTGACGGTGGGAGGGAAGTGACGGAGTAGAGTTGGGGTTCGTTCCGGTTTTAGCCACGAGTGAAGCAGACGAGTTCTGCTGTAGAAGTTCTCCTCTGCCTACGTGAGACGTCCTACAGAGGTTTATGTCAGCTGGTTCATTATCCTGAGTGTTAAGTCGATGAGGAAAGTGAGGATTTCCTGTTGGCTCAGTTCTATCTGATATGAGCGAAGTTAAGCTCAGACATTTACCCGTAACAGGGCGGAGTCTCTGTTAGGTGGATGTATGGGTGTTAGTCAGCAGACACTTCCATAAGTCTGCCTAGATCAGGGATGCCCACAGAGAATTCTTTTAGGGGTGGCCACAGGGTGGCCAGAAAAAATAGCAGGGTGGCAAAAGGTTATTAAGTCAATTATGCATAACTACAAAAGTCCATGTAGtctgtggacaaaaacatgaatTGACTCAGTTTGAGCTTACACACAGAACTCCCGATCAGATGTGTTCctagaaaaacagacaaaattaaATTATCTGCCACTATCTAGAAAAGGCTATATCCATGATTACAGCCttggttgtgtgggtgggggaccAAATTCAGCCAgggggtctttttttttaatttgaacatTGTAGATGCATTAATCTAGTGCACTCAAAGCAAAATCTCAATACTTTGCTCCTCATTctacaaaaccaaaaacttaaatttaactTCAGGGGCCTTAAAAATTGGATTGTTGAATTTAAACTAAGGCTTCTTGGATcgcaaaaataattcaaatattgTGGATATTGTGTGCTTCCAGTAAATATATTGGGAGGAACATTTTGGGCATATCTGAACATTAAGTAGGACTTGTTCCTCTCAATTTATATGGCGACTACAGGATTGATCTAGTCAAACAACCTTAATGAACATCAGCACACTGACTCTTCTCACcattaaaatgtacatttatttaccatttgcatttatttacattcttaTGTGTTTTGTACATAGATGTTTGTGACCTAGGACAAAATTACAGAGGCAAAATGGCAAAGATGCTTAGATGAGTTTGATCCGCCTGTTGTTGTGTCGTCTGGCAAACAAATCAACAAAAGTATCAAGGTTGATGGCCTTTGCCCTTCTTGACTCTACACTTAAAACACCCAAATTACCCAAACGTTCATCACTCATTCTTGTTCTTAAATGAGTTTTAATCAATTTAAGTACAGAGAAACTATGCTCACAAGATGCAGTGCTAACAGGTAGTGCAAGTGCAATTTTGCATAGTTTGTAAAACTCATCAAAGACCTGTATGGTTCAAGATACACAGTAAGTTCTAATAAACTAGAGGGTGTTTTCTCCCCTTTAGATTTCTTCCTCTCAATCATTCTCTTAAGCTGCCTCATCTCAGATTTCAGGTCATCTGTGTTGCAGTTATACTGCACAGCAAATGGAAAAACACGCTCTTCAACACAGAATGTGGGACTACTGGGATTCAGGGCTTGTATCCCATACATTAGAGCACAAGTTTCTTTAGAAAAGCGTCGGTTTACCTCAGACAGAAGAACCTCAATAACTGGAATAAATGATCCTGAACGAAATCACTCCTTATCTGTACCCTGTCCTCTCTGAGTGATTGGAGTAAATATATAATCATTCAGCTTTGTGCTTGGTGTGACTTTGCGAGCTGGAGTTGAAACACTGACTGAACACTGTTCTTTCAAGGACGTAGCCTCTTCCCACATTTCATCAAAGAGTGCACCATTTACCTTAAAGCTCTGTAATGTGTCAACAGGAGCATCTACAAATGATACTGCAGTCCCTAAATTTAGTTCAGTGGACTGCAGAGATTCTAATAAATAATAGACTTCACCAAACATGTGAGTATATGTTACAAGAAGGGTAACAAATTTCTCATCTTTTTGAGCCAGCAAACCCCTCGCATCAACACAACGGTCACCACCTCCCTCTAAAGAAAGTTCCTTGAGAAGACGAGTGATTGCTGGTAGTCTGTCTTGAACCTTACAAGCTTTATATCTGCAAGCCCACCGTGTTTCTATCAGCCTCTGTAGCTCTCTAGGGGGCCCCTGATACATCTCCTTCTGGATTTCCAGCCATCTTTGGTGTACATGTGATCCGGAGACAAATACATAAAGCCTTtgtaaaagggaaaagaaacagGATGCTTCACTGATGGACTTCACACAATCTACTAATACCAAATTTAAACAATGTGcattacaatgaaaataaaaagctagAGGTGCCTCAGCCTTAATGCGAGCTTGCACACCTGTGTTCTTTCCACTCATAACAGAAGCACCATCATATGCTTGTCCCACCAAGTGCTTCCTGTAGTCAAGGCCATGCTTCTGTAGCATTAGAATGACTTTTTCTGTGAGTGCTCTGCTGCTTCAAAATTTAGGAAACTTTCCTGCACTACCCCGTCATAATAGTATCTGATAACAAAAGACAACTGTTCCTTTTTGCTAAGGTCTTTTGTCTGATCAACCAAAATACTGAAGGCTTCGCTTTGTTTTACTTCACTTATTATTTCGGTTCGGACTATATCAGCTAAGCAATCAAGCATTTCGTTTTGTGTACGATGGCCCAGGTATGTTGCATTTCTGGTACtagtcatctttttttttattttgggatCATGATTTGCTAGGTGTTCCATGATAGCAAGAAAATTCCCTTTATTGTGCCCTTCAGTTTCATTGTTTCCCCTCTGTGCTATGTTCTGTGTGGCTGTGAGAAGCAATGTGTCTGCTACGCTTTTTATATATTCTCAGTTTTCTTTCACCAGCTTCTCATAACCTGTGTTCATTGAGGCTGGGAGAGAGCACTCACTTTCACGTGTCTTCTTGTACAATGCCCATGCAAACATTGCATTACAATCGGACTCAGATTTTGCATGGGTTGCAAATCCCCCATCCGTAAACATAGCTTTTTTCCAGTTATTAAGCCCCTCTGATGTGAATACAGTATCACCTGAGCTGGGAAGACTAAAATGCCGACAGGCATAGCAGTAGGAAGAGTTCGTAGCTTGTGAGTACTCCAACCACTTATGAGTGGAGAACCACTTATAGTTGAAGCCCCGTCTCCTGTCGTTATACAAGGTCTGAGGGTAAACCTTTAAATAGGCCTGTTTTGGTCCATCTGCTCGTGACTTGGATATGTCTAGAACAACAGAGAAAAGCagtcattattataaaaatatgatGACAAGGCGTTCCTCTAGAACAGATCTTCTAAATATCAATTCTAACATCAGGAAAACATCATCCTCACCTGCTGGTCCATGAGCAGGTCCACTACCTGGAGGCCTGGGCTGGTCAGGATCCAGCTGTTCTGAGCCCTCTACTGTAAAAGATATGTGTCATCAAATGACTTCAATTGATCATCATATGCAAATAAACAGAGCCTTCTGTTACTATAAGATGATTTAGTCTGAGTGTTTCTACAGCCCCCAGATTACACATCAGGATATCATTTTTACCCTGTTACTATTCATCCCCAGAGGAGAAATTCCTGTCAACACGGCACTACACTCAACATTATGCTATAGCCAAAGCTggagtaataaaataaataccagTTATGGAAGAAGCACAAGGACGGTGATATTATACTCCAAGAAAAGGTCTAGGATTTGATCAACTCTGTGATATTGTTCTGAGAAATAAATCTAGTACAAATGACGTCCTTAGAAGTCAGGGAAACATTTGCGGTTGACTTGACTTGAGTTACCTTCAGCTGTAGCCACAATGTCATTCTCTGTCTCTgattctgtttctttctctggctGCCTAGCATTTGCCCTGTGCTGCTCTTCTGTAATCATCTGTCTCTTTGAAAAGAAGGAGGCAATGTCTTTTGAAGACTTTCTCTTCATTGTCTGCAAAATGGCATAACTTTAGCACACAGTGACTAATTAAATCATGACGCTATTATAGCAAATTCTGTGTAATGTTAGCTGCCTGGGCAATGGTATTCAGccagctaacattagctagcattaaagacaagttcacaaggTTGTTAGAAATTTTCTCTATCTAACGTAGATAGATTAGTAATGTTATTAACTAGCTAACCTGTGCAGACATTAACTTATGAATAGCTTGATTTGACGAACActggctaacgttagcttgGTAGCATTAGCCCATGTAACAGGAACCATTCATTCCAGGTCATTAACATCCACATATTGGCACTAGCCATCatccctataattatttaaacccCACCAACAATTGGCAGAAAACCATTAAACTGAAGTGATCGTGGTTTCATCATATACTTACTGACGAGCCTTTTGTAGAGTCGATTATGTCCATTCAGTGGAAAGTGGAAGTGTTCAGCGGCAA from the Melanotaenia boesemani isolate fMelBoe1 chromosome 2, fMelBoe1.pri, whole genome shotgun sequence genome contains:
- the LOC121654671 gene encoding uncharacterized protein LOC121654671 gives rise to the protein MDIIDSTKGSSTMKRKSSKDIASFFSKRQMITEEQHRANARQPEKETESETENDIVATAEVEGSEQLDPDQPRPPGSGPAHGPADISKSRADGPKQAYLKVYPQTLYNDRRRGFNYKWFSTHKWLEYSQATNSSYCYACRHFSLPSSGDTVFTSEGLNNWKKAMFTDGGFATHAKSESDCNAMFAWALYKKTRESECSLPASMNTGYEKLVKEN